CAAAGCGGGCTTCCCGCCTTGGCTGCCAAGCTGGCTCGAATACCGGTACGCATTTGTCATTCGCACAGCACGAACTGGAATAAAGGAAACGGCATAAAAGCCTCAATAACGCTGCGATTTCTCAAAGCTTTAATTAAGTTTGCAGCGACCGATTATTGCGCCTGCAGCGACGAGGCCGGATGGTTTCTGTTTGGCTATAAGCCTGTTAAGGAAGGGAAAGTACGGGTGATTCACAACGGAATTCCTGTTCAAGCATTCCTTCAAACCGGCCCCGGCTCCAGAATAGATGTGAGAAAACAGCTGGAAATTCCGGAATCCGCGTCGGTCATCGGACATGTCGGAACGTTCTCGTCGTCCAAAAACCAAGTTTTTATCCTTCACATTTTAAAACAGCTTCTTGTAAACGGTCATACCTTTTATGCCGTTTTTGCCGGGGATGGTCCAATGCGAAAGACGGCGGAGGAAACGGCGGCTGAGCTGGGAATCCAGTCGTATGTGCGATTTGCCGGTATACGAGGCGATATCCCGCAGTTGATGAAGTCATTTGATATTTTTGTTTTTCCGTCCTTGTTTGAAGGGTTTGGTATGGTTACGTTGGAAGCTCAGTGCGCAGGAACCCCATGCATTGCGGCGGATACAGTGCCAGTGAGCACGGATATGGGGCTTGGATTAATGACCTATGCTAAACTTGACAAAGGTCCGAAGGCTTGGTCCGAACTTATTCTTGAAACCATGACAAGGGCCAGTCCCGAGCCTCAGACGATCTTCCGTCAATTTTCAATCAGAGGGTTTAATATTACAGAGAGCATTTCGGAATGGCTCTCGATTTACGGTGATGAAAAGAGGGGGGCGCATTTATGAAGCGGCTCTTCGATTTGGCGGTAACGGTCCCAATGCTTCTCGTTTTTCTGCCTGTTACACTCATCATCGCGATGCTTGTCCGGCGAAGGCTCGGTTCACCCGTCATCTTCAAACAGCAGCGGCCGGGGCTGTACGGCAGGCCGGTTCACGTATATAAATTCAGGACGATGACAGGTGAAAAGGACGCTTCCGGGAAGCTGCTGCCTGATCATATCCGCCTCACGCCATTCGGCGCTTTTCTGCGCAAGTACAGTTTGGACGAGCTGCCGCAGCTGTGGAATGTCGTTCGCGGCGATCTGAGCCTGGTCGGTCCGAGGCCGCTCCTGATGGAATATTTGCCGCTTTATACGGCTGAGCAGGCCAGGCGGCATTTGGTCCGGCCGGGCATTACGGGCTGGGCGCAGGTGAACGGGCGGAACGCGATTACGTGGGAGGAGAAATTCCGGCTTGATACATGGTACGTTGACAACCGGAGCTTTCTTCTTGACATGAAAATTTTATGGATGACCTTGATCAAGGTCGTAAAATCCGAAGGAATCAGCAGCGGCGACCATGCAACGATGCCGGTTTTCCGAGGGAGCGGCGAATCACGATAACGATGAGCAGAGGATGAGCGCTATGTCAACGCAAGACCGCATTTACTTATCGGCCCCTCATATGAGCGGTAAAGAACTGGAATACATTCAGGAAGCTTTCTCGAGCAACTGGATCGCGCCGCTCGGTCCGAACGTCGACGCTTTTGAGTCGGAAATCGCCGCTTACGCGGGGGTCAAAGGCGCGGTTGCACTCAGCTCGGGAACGGCTGCGATCCACCTGGCGCTTCGTTTGCTGGGGGTTGAACGGGGAGACCGCGTGTTTTGCTCGACGCTCACCTTCGTCGCCAGCGCCAATCCGATCCTGTACGAAGGAGCTGAGCCAGTCTTTATCGATTCGGAGCCGGACACGTGGAATATGTCGCCCGAAGCGCTCGGAATGGCGCTCGCCGATGCCAAACGTGAAGGGAAGCTGCCGAAAGCGGTTATCGTCGTCCATTTGTACGGGCAAAGCGCCAAAATGGCGGAGATCGGTTCACTGTGCGACCGTTATGGAGTGCCGATCATTGAGGATGCAGCCGAATCGCTAGGTTCCGCCTATAAGGGACAAGCAAGCGGATCGATCGGCCGATTCGGCGTGTATTCGTTTAACGGCAACAAAATTATTACCACCTCCGGCGGAGGCATGCTGGTTTCCAACGACGAGGCCGCGCTTCGGCAAGCCCGGTTTCTCGCCACTCAGGCGCGCGACCCGGCTCCTCATTATCAGCACAGCGCAATGGGCTATAATTACCGGATGAGCAATCTGTTGGCGGGTGTTGGCTTGGGGCAGATGCAGGTGCTGAATGAACGCGTCCATGCGAGAAGGGCTATTTTTGAGCGCTACCGGGAAGCGTTCGCCGATGTGCAAGAATTCCAGTTTATGCCGGAGCTTGGCAATACCCGGTCGAACCGGTGGCTGACCGCGCTTACCATTGAGGAGCAGGGGGCCGGGACAGGTGTAACCGCTCTGCTGGATGCCCTTGCCGCGGAAAATATCGAAGCGCGTCCCGTTTGGAAGCCGCTCCATCTGCAGCCGCTTTTCAAAGGCGCGCGCTATTATACGGATCAAGCGGAAGAAAGCATATCCGAGCGGTTATTCCGCACCGGCGTATGTTTGCCTTCAGGTTCCAGCATGACGGCTGCGGATCAGCAGCGGGTCATCGACTGTATCAAGCATACGCTTCAGCTGTCTGCCGCGAAAATCGGCCGCTAGAAGCGAGCAGCCGTGCCTGCTAAGCTGCATTCAGCCGATTCATGACTGGCGATTTTGCTTTGCGCGACCGCGAAGTGCGTCGTCTTGGACGGAGCTGCTTTCGGGGGACACAGCGGCAGCGGAGCGCATAAGAATCTCGGCCGCATCAGCGGCGGCCGCACGATATCAGCTGCCGGAAGCGGCTGTCTCTTGCGAAAGCTGCCGCCGCCCAATACGGTATTTACCGCCGGCTGCTACAAATAACGTTCGCCGGCCGATCGTTTACGCACTGCCCGGGCCGGCGTGCCGTAAGCGACGCTGTAGCTTTCGATATCGGACAGGACGGTTGCACCCGCGCCGATAACCGAATGCTCGCCGATCGTTATGGAGTGGATCACGCTGGCGCCCAAGGAGATGGCGCTGTAGCCTCCGATCCTGACATTGCCGCCAGTCGCCGCGTTCGGCGCCAAACTGGCAAAATCGCCGACGATACAGTCATGATCGACCGATGCATGCGTATTCAGAATGCAGTGGGCGCCCAATTGCGAATCGCTGTTAGCTGCGGCACCGGCCATCAGTACGGTGCCTTCGCCGATACGGACACCTTTCGCGACCGATGCGTTCCGATGGACGGCTGTAACGAACTTAAACGTCGGGCAAATCGTACGGATATCGGTGACAGCTTTGGCCCGCGTCCAATTGTCGCCGATCGCCACGATTCCGCCGTAAACGTGATGTCGGTGAAGCCATTCATAGCCGCCCAGCACTTCATATCCGAAAAATGCGGTCCCTGCCGGCTTATAGCTGTCCAGCACGCCGACAATGCGGTGCCCGCCGCTTTTCTCTAGCACATCGATTACGGCTTTCGCATGGCCGCCTGCGCCGACAACGACGATTTCTTTCAACAAAACCATCCTCCAAATCGCTTCGCTTTCGTTTTTGTACGCTTTACCGGACATCTGATCTGTT
This genomic window from Paenibacillus humicola contains:
- a CDS encoding glycosyltransferase family 1 protein, encoding MERYQPDRVLHVVSAMNRGGTETLLMNVYRELNRSKLQFDFISHREDECEYDKEIMAMGGRIIYIPSLGKSGPFTYVKLLREAMENYPYKAVHIHTDFQSGLPALAAKLARIPVRICHSHSTNWNKGNGIKASITLRFLKALIKFAATDYCACSDEAGWFLFGYKPVKEGKVRVIHNGIPVQAFLQTGPGSRIDVRKQLEIPESASVIGHVGTFSSSKNQVFILHILKQLLVNGHTFYAVFAGDGPMRKTAEETAAELGIQSYVRFAGIRGDIPQLMKSFDIFVFPSLFEGFGMVTLEAQCAGTPCIAADTVPVSTDMGLGLMTYAKLDKGPKAWSELILETMTRASPEPQTIFRQFSIRGFNITESISEWLSIYGDEKRGAHL
- a CDS encoding sugar transferase; this translates as MKRLFDLAVTVPMLLVFLPVTLIIAMLVRRRLGSPVIFKQQRPGLYGRPVHVYKFRTMTGEKDASGKLLPDHIRLTPFGAFLRKYSLDELPQLWNVVRGDLSLVGPRPLLMEYLPLYTAEQARRHLVRPGITGWAQVNGRNAITWEEKFRLDTWYVDNRSFLLDMKILWMTLIKVVKSEGISSGDHATMPVFRGSGESR
- a CDS encoding aminotransferase class I/II-fold pyridoxal phosphate-dependent enzyme yields the protein MSTQDRIYLSAPHMSGKELEYIQEAFSSNWIAPLGPNVDAFESEIAAYAGVKGAVALSSGTAAIHLALRLLGVERGDRVFCSTLTFVASANPILYEGAEPVFIDSEPDTWNMSPEALGMALADAKREGKLPKAVIVVHLYGQSAKMAEIGSLCDRYGVPIIEDAAESLGSAYKGQASGSIGRFGVYSFNGNKIITTSGGGMLVSNDEAALRQARFLATQARDPAPHYQHSAMGYNYRMSNLLAGVGLGQMQVLNERVHARRAIFERYREAFADVQEFQFMPELGNTRSNRWLTALTIEEQGAGTGVTALLDALAAENIEARPVWKPLHLQPLFKGARYYTDQAEESISERLFRTGVCLPSGSSMTAADQQRVIDCIKHTLQLSAAKIGR
- a CDS encoding acetyltransferase encodes the protein MKEIVVVGAGGHAKAVIDVLEKSGGHRIVGVLDSYKPAGTAFFGYEVLGGYEWLHRHHVYGGIVAIGDNWTRAKAVTDIRTICPTFKFVTAVHRNASVAKGVRIGEGTVLMAGAAANSDSQLGAHCILNTHASVDHDCIVGDFASLAPNAATGGNVRIGGYSAISLGASVIHSITIGEHSVIGAGATVLSDIESYSVAYGTPARAVRKRSAGERYL